One stretch of Cyanobacterium stanieri LEGE 03274 DNA includes these proteins:
- the cutA gene encoding divalent-cation tolerance protein CutA — MKFKDLGIILVSASSEEEAHKIASTLIEASLAACVTFSPMTAVYTWEGELNCNEEWQLIIKTDLTLFDVIVHTIQDVHSYEIPEIIALPIVKGSSRYLGWMVEELTNEKE, encoded by the coding sequence ATGAAGTTTAAAGATTTAGGTATCATTTTAGTAAGTGCATCATCGGAAGAAGAAGCTCATAAAATAGCATCTACATTGATTGAGGCTAGTTTGGCTGCTTGTGTTACTTTTTCTCCTATGACGGCGGTTTACACTTGGGAGGGTGAATTGAATTGTAATGAGGAATGGCAATTAATTATTAAAACAGATTTAACGCTATTTGATGTTATTGTTCATACCATTCAAGATGTACATTCTTACGAAATTCCCGAAATTATCGCCTTACCTATCGTAAAAGGTTCATCTCGTTATTTGGGTTGGATGGTAGAAGAATTGACAAATGAGAAAGAATAA
- a CDS encoding ParA family protein has translation MGYIISTVNMKGGVGKTTLTVNLATCLAKNFNKRVLVLDLDSQISATLSLLAPQEFSKLRKKRKTLAYLIDNIVQPNPYAKLTIEDIITNNICGVQNLSLLPGDIELYDEYLVSEMMHQKSVQSGNTDNFDEVWNDFERVLVDKIVRPIAPNYDFIIMDCAPGYNLLTKSAIAASDFYLLPARPEPLSLVGIQLLERRVKNLKKVHAKINPLNLDLLGIVFILSEGGLFGRYDRYYSQVKRRVERDFSSEKMFPTDIPMDVNVAKSLDMFMPVVMSAPNCSASKAFNKLTEEFLEKITKYQSSQN, from the coding sequence ATGGGTTATATTATTAGTACGGTAAATATGAAAGGAGGAGTAGGCAAAACTACTTTGACAGTTAATTTGGCTACCTGTTTAGCAAAAAATTTTAATAAAAGAGTTTTGGTTTTGGATTTAGATTCTCAAATTAGTGCGACTCTTAGTCTTCTAGCGCCCCAGGAATTTAGCAAATTACGTAAAAAAAGAAAAACTTTAGCCTACTTAATTGATAATATTGTTCAACCTAATCCCTATGCAAAATTAACCATTGAAGATATTATTACTAATAATATTTGTGGTGTTCAAAATTTATCTCTTTTACCAGGGGATATAGAATTATATGATGAATATTTAGTCTCAGAGATGATGCACCAAAAGTCGGTACAATCTGGTAATACCGATAATTTTGATGAGGTTTGGAATGATTTTGAAAGGGTATTAGTTGATAAAATAGTTCGTCCCATTGCCCCTAACTATGATTTTATTATTATGGATTGTGCTCCAGGATATAATTTATTGACCAAAAGTGCGATCGCGGCTAGTGACTTTTACTTATTACCCGCAAGGCCCGAACCTTTATCGCTAGTGGGAATACAGTTGTTAGAAAGAAGAGTTAAAAACTTAAAAAAAGTACACGCTAAAATTAACCCTCTCAACCTAGACTTATTGGGCATTGTGTTTATTTTATCAGAAGGAGGACTTTTTGGACGTTACGATCGCTATTATTCCCAAGTAAAAAGGAGAGTAGAAAGAGATTTTAGTTCAGAAAAAATGTTTCCTACCGATATTCCCATGGATGTCAACGTTGCCAAATCACTAGATATGTTTATGCCCGTAGTGATGTCTGCCCCCAATTGTTCAGCTTCTAAAGCCTTTAATA